TATTGACGAGACCGAACTGATTTTCAACCGCTTCGGCATGGACGGCCCTGTGTATCCTTCCAATCTGGAAGCTGCGCGTCTGCTGCGCAAGCAGTCGAAAAAACATGGTATCGACCTCTTGCTTATCAAGCAGAAGCACCTTGGCAGCGATTGTCTGCCTGAGCATATCGCCCGTATGTGCGACTATCTGACCGAAAGCGGCGTGACCATACGCACCGGCGAAGAAGTTAAAAACGTGGTGGCCGAAAACGGACAGATACAGGGGCTGGTGACGGATAAAGGGCAGTACACCTGCCGCGCCGTCATTCTGGCACCGGGCCGCGTCGGGGCCGACTGGGTGGGCGAAGTCTGCCGTTCGTTCGGACTGCAGGTAAGCCAGCGCGGCATCGAAGTGGGCGTGCGGGTGGAAGTGCATAATGACATCATGAGCGATACCACCGATATCATTTACGACCCCACGTTCTTTGTGCAGACAAAGACCTACGATGACCAGACGCGCACATTCTGCACCAATCCGGCAGGCTTCATCGCGCTGGAAAACTATCAGGACTTTGTCTGTGTTAACGGACACGCCTACCGCAACAAAAAGTCGGAAAATACCAACTTTGCTTTTCTTTCCAAAGTGGTGCTTACCGATCCTGTTTCCGACAATACCGGTTACGGCACCGCCATTGGCAAGCTGGCCACCATTATCGGCGGCGGCAAGCCCATCCTGCAGCGGTTCGGCGATCTCAAGCGGAGCCGCCGGTCCACATGGAACCGTATCAGCAAGGGCTACATTGAGCCGACGCTGACCAATGTGGTGCCGGGCGATATCGCCATGGCACTGCCCGAGCGCATAGTGACAAACCTTGTGGAAGGTCTGGAGCAGCTCAACCATGTGCTGCCCGGCATATCCAACGAAGAAACACTGCTGTATGCTCCGGAAATCAAGTTTTTCGCCACGCAGGTAGAGACGGACA
Above is a window of Oleidesulfovibrio alaskensis DSM 16109 DNA encoding:
- a CDS encoding NAD(P)/FAD-dependent oxidoreductase, which produces MSKAADNFDVIIVGGGPAGLFAAYYLAEHSGLSVCLIERGNAARKRNCPINKTQKCIKCKPCHILSGMGGGGLFSDGKLNFIHKLGKTDLTQFLPRSKAEELIDETELIFNRFGMDGPVYPSNLEAARLLRKQSKKHGIDLLLIKQKHLGSDCLPEHIARMCDYLTESGVTIRTGEEVKNVVAENGQIQGLVTDKGQYTCRAVILAPGRVGADWVGEVCRSFGLQVSQRGIEVGVRVEVHNDIMSDTTDIIYDPTFFVQTKTYDDQTRTFCTNPAGFIALENYQDFVCVNGHAYRNKKSENTNFAFLSKVVLTDPVSDNTGYGTAIGKLATIIGGGKPILQRFGDLKRSRRSTWNRISKGYIEPTLTNVVPGDIAMALPERIVTNLVEGLEQLNHVLPGISNEETLLYAPEIKFFATQVETDNCLETGIRGLFVAGDGPGVAGNIVSAAATGLIPAKALIDRL